A window from Pongo abelii isolate AG06213 chromosome 6, NHGRI_mPonAbe1-v2.0_pri, whole genome shotgun sequence encodes these proteins:
- the AHR gene encoding aryl hydrocarbon receptor, translating to MNSSSANITYASRKRRKPVQKTVKPIPAEGIKSNPSKRHRDRLNTELDRLASLLPFPQDVINKLDKLSVLRLSVSYLRAKSFFDVALKSSPAERNGGQDNCRAANFREGLNLQEGEFLLQALNGFVLVVTTDALVFYASSTIQDYLGFQQSDVIHQSVYELIHTEDRAEFQRQLHWALNPSQCTESGQGIEEATGLPQPVVCYNPDQLPPENSPLMERCFICRLRCLLDNSSGFLAMNFQGRLKYLHGQKKKGKDGSILPPQLALFAIATPLQPPSILEIRTKNFIFRTKHKLDFTPIGCDAKGKIVLGYTEAELCTRGSGYQFLHAADMLYCAESHIRMIKTGESGMIVFRLLTKNNRWTWVQSNARLLYKNGRPDYIIATQRPLTDEEGTEHLRKRNMKLPFMFTTGEAVLYEATNPFPAIMDPLPLRTKNGTSGKDSATTSTLNKDSLNPSSLLAAMMQQDESIYLYPASSTSSTAPFENNFFNESMNECRNWQDNTAPMGNDTILKHEQIDQPQDVNSFAGGHPGLFQDSKNSDLYSIMKNLGIDFEDIKHMQNEKFFRNDFSGEVDFRDIDLTDEILTYVQDSLSKSPFIPSDYQQQQSLALNSSCMVQEHLQLEQQQQQQHHQKQVVVEPQQQLCQKMKHMQVNGMFENWNSNQFVPFSCPRQDPQQYNVFSDLHGISQEFPYKSEMDSMPYTQNFISCNQPVLPQHSKCTELDYPMGSFEPSPFPTTSSLEDFVTCLQVPENQKHGLNPQSAIITPQTCYAGAVSMYQCQPEPQHTHVGQMQYNPVLPGQQAFLNKFQNGVINETYPAELNNINNTQTTTHLQPLHHPSEARPFPDLTSSEFL from the exons TTGCATTAAAATCCTCCCCTGCTGAAAGAAATGGAGGCCAGGATAACTGTAGAGCAGCAAATTTCAGAGAAGGCCTGAACTTACAAGAAGGAGAATTCTTATTACAG GCTCTGAATGGCTTTGTATTAGTTGTCACTACAGATGCTTTGGTCTTTTATGCTTCTTCTACTATACAAGATTATCTAGGGTTTCAGCAG tctGATGTCATACATCAGAGTGTATATGAACTTATCCATACTGAAGACCGAGCTGAATTTCAGCGTCAGCTACACTGGGCATTAAATCCTTCTCAGTGTACAGAGTCTGGACAAGGAATTGAAG AAGCCACTGGTCTTCCCCAGCCAGTAGTCTGTTATAACCCAGACCAGCTTCCTCCAGAAAACTCTCCTTTAATGGAGAGGTGCTTCATATGTCGTCTAAGGTGTCTGCTGGATAATTCATCTGGTTTTCTG GCAATGAATTTCCAAGGGAGGTTAAAGTATCTTcatggacagaaaaagaaagggaaagatggATCAATACTTCCACCTCAGTTGGCTTTGTTTGCGATAGCTACTCCACTTCAGCCACCATCCATACTTGAAATCCGGACCAAAAATTTTATCTTTAGAACCAAACACAAACTAGACTTCACACCTATTGGTTGTGATGCCAA AGGAAAAATTGTTTTAGGATATACTGAAGCAGAGCTGTGCACGAGAGGATCAGGATATCAGTTTCTTCATGCAGCTGATATGCTTTATTGTGCCGAGTCCCATATCCGAA tgattAAGACTGGAGAAAGTGGCATGATAGTTTTCCGGCTTCTTACAAAAAACAATCGATGGACGTGGGTCCAGTCTAATGCACGCCtgctttataaaaatggaagACCAGATTATATCATTGCAACTCAGAGACCACTAAC agatgaggaaggaaCAGAGCATTTACGAAAACGAAATATGAAGTTGCCTTTTATGTTTACCACTGGAGAAGCTGTGTTGTATGAGGCAACCAACCCTTTTCCTGCCATAATGGATCCCTTACCACTAAGGACTAAAAATGGCACTAGTGGAAAAGACTCTGCTACCACATCAACTCTAAACAAGGATTCTCTCAATCCTAGTTCCCTCCTGGCTGCCATGATGCAACAAGATGAGTCTATTTACCTCTATCCTGCTTCAAGTACTTCAAGTACTGCGccttttgaaaacaatttttttaacgAATCTATGAATGAATGCAGAAATTGGCAAGATAATACTGCACCGATGGGAAATGATACTATCCTGAAACATGAGCAAATTGACCAGCCTCAGGATGTGAACTCATTTGCTGGAGGTCACCCAGGGCTCTTTCAAGATAGTAAAAACAGTGACTTGTACAGCATTATGAAAAACCTAGGCATTGATTTTGAAGACATCAAACACATGCAGAATGAAAAATTtttcagaaatgatttttctGGTGAGGTTGACTTCAGAGACATTGACTTAACGGATGAAATCCTGACGTATGTCCAAGACTCTTTAAGTAAGTCTCCCTTCATACCTTCAGATTATCAACAGCAACAGTCCTTGGCTCTGAACTCAAGCTGTATGGTACAGGAACACCTACAGCTagaacagcaacagcaacaacagcatcACCAAAAGCAAGTAGTAGTGGAGCCACAGCAACAACTGTGTCAGAAAATGAAGCACATGCAAGTTAATGGCATGTTTGAAAATTGGAACTCTAACCAATTCGTGCCTTTCAGTTGTCCACGGCAAGACCCACAACAATATAATGTcttttcagacttgcatgggatCAGTCAAGAGTTCCCCTACAAATCTGAAATGGATTCTATGCCTTATACACAGAACTTTATTTCCTGTAATCAGCCTGTATTACCACAACATTCCAAATGTACAGAGCTGGACTATCCTATGGGGAGTTTTGAACCATCCCCATTCCCCACAACTTCTAGTTTAGAAGATTTTGTCACTTGTTTACAAGTTCCTGAAAACCAAAAGCATGGATTAAATCCACAGTCAGCCATAATAACTCCTCAGACATGTTATGCTGGGGCCGTGTCGATGTATCAGTGCCAGCCAGAACCTCAGCACACCCATGTGGGTCAGATGCAGTACAATCCAGTACTGCCAGGCCAACAGGCATTTTTAAACAAG TTTCAGAATGGAGTTATAAATGAAACATATCCAGCTgaattaaataacataaataacacTCAGACTACCACACATCTTCAGCCACTTCATCATCCGTCAGAAGCCAGACCTTTTCCTGATTTGACATCCAGTGAATTCCTGTAA